The genomic window cttctatacaaccagaggagtcgccccctggtggtcagtagagagaatgcagctttaacacatgaagcatagacttctatacaaccagaggagtcgccccctggtggtcaggagagataatgcagctttaacacatgaagcatagacttctatgcaaccagaggagtcgaacCATTGGGCGGAGCTCTCCAGGATATCCAGCAGCCGGTCCATCTCACACTCGGTCacagactcctcctcctgcagacagACGGACGACTTCAGAAGtgatctaaatatatatatatatatatatatatatatatatatatatatatatatatatatatatatatagaataccTTCACACTGGTTATTGAGATGAAAACCAGGTGAACTAATAATGTTCATCTCACTCATTGATGcataatgtaaatattatttaaaatgtcgGAAGTTCACAAACAATTTGATCAAATTGTAATGGATGATGAACAGAAAGCACGCTTACAAAACTAGTTAAAATACACCGTTTAATATTTTATCCATCTTTTAATTTGCACGTTTTGTacgttttatattttaaaaagactcTAAAGTCGTATTTAAGTATTGAGAAttattttgtgtgcgtgcgtgtgtacatgtatgtgtgtgtgtgtgtacatgtgtgtgtgtgtgtgcatgtgtgtgtgtgtgcgtgtgtgcatgtgtgtgtgtgcgtgtgtgtgtgtgcgtgtgtacatgtgtgtgtgtgtgtgtgcatgtgtgtgtgtgtgtacatgtgtgtgcgtgtgtgcatgtgtgtgtgtgcgtgtgtacatgtgtgtgtgtgtgtacatgtgtgtgtgtgtgtacatgtgtgtgtgtgtgtgtgcatgtgtgtgtgtgtgtgtgcatgtgtctgtgtgtgtgtgtgcatgtgtgtgtgtgtgcatgtgtgtgtgtgtgtgtgcatgtgcgtgtgtgtgtgtacatgtgtgtgtgtgtgtgtgtgcatgtgtgtgcatgtgtgtgtgtgtgtgtgtgtgtgtgcacgtgtgtgtgtgcgtgtgtgcatgtgtgtgtgtgcgtgtgtacatgtgtgtgtgtgtgtgcatgtgtgtgtgtgtgtacatgtgtgtgtgtgtgtgtacatgtgtgtgtgcatgtgtgtgtgtgcgtgtgtgcatgtgtgtgtgtgcgtgtgtgtgtgcgtgtgtacatgtgtgtgtgtgcatgtgtgtgtgtgtgtacatgtgtgcgtgtgtgtgcatgtgtgtgtgtgtgtgtgtgtgtgtgtgcatgtgtgtgtgtgcgtgtgtacatgtgtgtgtgtgtgtgtgtgtgtgtacatgtgtgtgcatgtgtgtgtgtgtgcatgtgtctgtgtgtgtgtgcatgtgtgtgtgtgtgtgcatgtgcgtgtgtgcatgtgtgtgtgtgtgcatgtgtgtgtgtgtgcgtgtgtctgtgtgtgtgtgtgtgtgtgtgtgtgtatgtgtgtgttctataCCCTCAGGATGTGCTTCAGGATGACCACTCCTTCTCCCAGGATGCTCTGCAGCTGCCTCGTCCTGACGCTCTCCCtctgaagctccgcccccagctGAGCGGCCTCGCCTGCTCTCTGCCGGCTCTCCTCGGACTCCGAGGCCGCGAGCCGTCTGAAAGCacgacgggcagcgtgacgccTCACGTGCACTCCGATCACACTATTGATCCACGCGTGACAATATTAAACGAGTATTTCCTGGTTCGGACGCGTGAAGTGTGAATATTCAGGTTGGAGTTTCCTctttaaatacaaatcaataaaGCTTGGAGGAACAcagtgattatttatttataattattattatttagaggACATTTCACGTTAGTagaatattcattttcattagACGTGCAAACAGACGAGGGAATGTGTGTCAGAGGGACCCACAATGCAGCGGGGGTGTAGCTCAGTGAGCATTTGACTACAGATCAAGAGGTCTCTGGTTCAATTCCAGGTGCCCCCTGCGCCAGATTTATTAACAGGTTCATAGTCCACCTACTCAATATGTATTAtaatgataactgtctttattgaGCACCTTTAAGAAGTCAAATCAAAGTAGTCCAAAGGGGTCCACAAACGGACGTGAAGACTCCTTTCCCACAAGCCATTGCGGTTCGGCTGTCTGTCATTGACATCGTCTCTCTCACGCTCACTATCACCCCCCTGTCAAGTGTCAATCAAAGGGGACCCCCAGAGACTCCACCCTTGTATGTCACACACTTGTCAGTCGGACGACAATTAGTATGAAAAATGTCTCAATGAATGTGAATCTCTTACTTGAGAGCGACTGTCCTGGCCAGCACGCTGCTGTGGGCGGAGCTACAGGCCTCCAGCTCCGCCTTCAGCTGCTGGTACTCCATCGTCATCTGTTCCACTGCCTGAAGAGGAgaatagaagtcaatgcttcatgtgttaaagctgcattctctctcctgaccaccaaggggcgactcctctggttgtatagaagtctatgcttcatgtgttaaagctgcattctctctcctgaccactagggggcgactcctctggttgtatagaagtatatgcttcatgtgttaaagctgcattctctctcctgaccaccagggggcgactcctctggttgtatagaagtctatgcttcatgtgttaaagctgcattctctctcctgaccactaggggccgactcctctggttgtatagaagtctatgcttcatgtgtcaaagctgcattctctctcctgaccaccagggggcgactcctctggttgtatagaagtctatgcttcatgtgttaaagctgcattctctctcctgaccaccaggggccgactcctctggttgtatagaagtctatgcttcatgtgttaaagctgcattctctctcctgaccaccagggggcgactcctctggttgtatagaagtctatgcttcatgtgttaaagctgcattctctctcttgaccaccagggggcgactcctctggttgtatagaagtctatgcttcatgtgttaaagctgcattctctctcctgaccaccagggggcgactcctctggttgtatagaagtctatgcttcatgtgttaaagctgcattctctctcctgaccaccagggggcgactcctctggttgtatagaagtctatgcttcatgtgttaaagctgcatcctctctcttgaccaccagggggcgactcctctggttgtatagaagtctatgcttcatgtgttaaagctgcatgcTCTCTACTGACCTAGTTTCTCTCCAGTTCCAATCTGGACGCCCCCCCACGCCCCTCCAGAGTCCGGATTCCGCCTCGCTGTCCTCTTACCTTCATGCTGGTGATCTTCTCCTTGATACACTTCTTCAGATCTGCATTCAGCTGGTCCCTACGGAGGCAGAGATCCCTGTTCTGGTCTCGCATGGCGTCCCTCTGGATCGGAAGggtcttgtttttttccagcagGAAGCGAAGACACTCGCTCTGCTCGCCCGTGAGGTCTCGGCCCTCCTGGAGGATCTGCTCGGCCCGCCCCTCAACGGATCCGTCCAGTGTCACCTTAGTCACCGCGATCTTCCTGAGAGTTGGAACAACAAGGCGGCGAATGAGAAGGAGAAGAtcagcgaccccccccccccaccccccccacccccccacccccccgcagATTGAATCAACAATGAACCGGGCTTTTTACTTTTCCCTTTCCGGCTCGGTGTCGGTCTTCAGGTTGTCGATGGCCGCTTTGAGCTCTTCGACGTCTCTGGCGTGCCGCCTCTTCCGAGTCTCCGCGTCCAACTTCTGCTGCATCCgctgctccttcagctcctgctGCTTTACCTCCTGCTGCTTCAGCTGCTTCAGGCACTCTGCCTctgaggggaagagaggagcagTCAACGAGGAGATGCTTGGAAGGCCTCCCAGCACACCTTTCAGGGTCAGGCCTGAGGTGTTGCAGCCGACAGATCTTCATCCACACTTCACACCTTCACGGAGCGCCATCAAGCATTAACCTTTGACACCAGAATGTGGtctaagctgcattctctctactgaccaccagggggcgactcctctggttgtatagaagtctatacttcatgtgttaaagctgcattctctctcctgaccaccagggggcgactcctctggttgtatagaagtctatgcttcatgtgttaaagctgcattctctctcctgaccaccagggggcgactcctctggttgtatagaagtctatgcttcatgtgttaaagctgcattctctctactgacaaccagggggcgactcctctggttgtatagaagtctatgcttcatgtgttaaagctgcattctctctcctgaccaccagggggcgactcctctggttgtatagaagtctatgcttcatgtgttaaagctgcattctctctactgacaaccagggggcgactcctctggttgtatagaagtctatgcttcatgtgttaaagctgcattctctctcctgaccaccagggggcgacttctctggttgtatagaagtctatgcttcatgtgttaaagctgcattctctctactgaccaccagggggcgactcctctggttgtatagaaatctatgcttcatgtgttaaaactgaatgcataacaaaataacaaattaagGGAACTATGTCATGTTTaacttaatatttattttaaatagttaGGTAATTGGAGTATGACAGAGTATATTTGTAGATTTGTTTTGATCCTTAAAGTAGTTAAAGGTGCTAACTCCTCATGGGCCGTAGCAGCAGGTCTCACCCCGCTCCTGGATCTCTGACTGCAGGGCGTCGCagcgctgccgctgccgctgcagCTCCAGGCTGAGCTGCAGCGGCAGCGCCTGCTGCGCCTGCGCAGCGACCagcggctgcagctgcagctgctgctccagctcgtcctccttcctctctttggCGTGCACGCGCTGCTTCAGGTGCTCGATGCACTCTTTCTTGTCCTTCTCCAGCGCGTCGTACCGAGAGCTCAGCTCCCGGTTCCGCTCCTCCCGCTGGTCGTGGACCTGCTGACACCTGCGGGTCGAAGACGCGTTCAATGTTGTCGGTGAGATGAGGGTTTGTGATACAAAAGACTGCACTGAGTGTTTTATTTAGTAAAACAAGATCAACTTAAATGAGCCCCATCCACCACCAtagatatgtatgtgtatagatatacatatatttatatctataaacatatatatatatatatatatatacatatatatatgtatatgcatatatatatatatatataatgtatatatatatgaatatatgtacatatatatgtatatatatagatatgcatatatgtatatacaaatatgtatatactatttgttgtatacatatatatacttatacataaatagtatatacatacacatatatatatataaaataaaatagtatatatatacaattttatttattatatacagtatatatatgtatatgtatactattttatatatatatatatattaaataaaacagtttgaTACACATCACGTAATGATCTGCAAAAGAGTGGAACAGGAACTGAAATCATTTAAATTACCAATCACATTAGGAAAAAGCTGctctaaaatacataaaaataacaGACTATACCTTAAAAAACGGTTATAAGTGAACCTCACACACGAACCCACAACGCTTGGTTACATTAGTTACATCATTTATAGTGTTTTATTGTACTTACTTTTACACTTTaatgcagtattattattatattgtattattattttgtgaccTAACATTTTAGTTATCTTTGTTCCAATCAGCCAacagttttatttgtatttttaatttaaatgtcatgAAGAAACATCttagagacacaaaatgagctacacaacatttatatttgtatcaGTTTGGTTACATTTACGAAGTTTAAAAGATACAACTAGAGCATGTATCTTACTTTATACATCATTATCTGTTTAAATGAACTCTTCAGGACGTAACGATACCTCCCGCAGAAGAGAAGCAGTGTCTCACCTCTCAATCTGCTCCTCCAGATATGTAATGTGTGCCAATAATAACGACTTCTCGTCGTCCTTGGAACCGATTAAATCCGCCATAGTTGTGTTTGTCTTCTCCAGCTGTATTTCAACGTTTTTAGTATCCAACTGTAGGcttttaaaaaggctttttagggtatttattttgaaagaattCAAGACGGGAAAATAAAACCGTTAGAGAATGCTGCGTTCAGGGTCCGCACGGAAAGTGCTTTACTATTCAGACAAACTGACCAATGAAGACTTTTCAGagatataatatgatataatgtgaatataaatatatatatatatatatatatatatatattattcttattatataatatagtgtacatataaatataatatgatataatatattataattagggctgggcaatccattaacgccgacaataatGTCGTGATGCGTTTGTAACATAGTTGAAAAGGTTAAAGTTACATCCCGCTAAATGGGAAAACTACGACACCTGCTGTTGTAGGGGCTTAACACTGGAGGGGCTTAACgctgggaggggcttaatgctgggaggggcttaacgctgggaggggcttaatgctgggaggggcttaacgctgggaggggcttaatgctgGGAGAGGCTTAACgctgggaggggcttaatgctgctgcGCACATTGACCGAGGACatggagaaatgcacttttaaatgtacattttcatttaaaatctctaccagacggcgtagttaataaaagcaaagctatttgtaaccactgtaaactggagttatctcatcaccggaggaccacgagcatgaagtactacgagcattaaagtactacgagcatgaagtacgtcttaaaggcgttacacagcattgaaacaaccagtggagcgaaacttcatCAGACTactgcggcgtgcgggagaactgtgaTAAACCAATGcagaacaatgaacacatgaaacatgaacacatgaaacatgaacacatgaaacatgaacaatgaacacaagaacaatgaacacatgaaccatgaacacatgaacaatgaacacaagaacaatgaacacatgaaacatgaacacatgaaacatgaacacatgaaacatgaacacatgaaacatgaacaatgaacacaagaacaatgaacacatgaacacatgaacacatgaaccatgaacacatgaaacatgaacacatgaacacatgaaccatgaacaatgaacacatgaaccatgaacaatgaacacatgaacacatgaaccatgaacaatgaacacatgaaccatgaacacatgaacacatgaaccatgaacacatgaaacatgaacacatgaacacatgaaccatgaacaatgaacacatgaaccatgaacaatgaacacatgaacacatgaaccatgaacaatgaacacatgaaccatgaacacatgaacaatgaacacaagaacaatgaacacatgaaacatgaacacatgaaacatgaacacatgaaacatgaacacatgaaacatgaacacatgaacacatgaaacatgaacacatgaacacatgaaccatgaacaatgaacacatgaaccatgaacaatgaacacatgaacacatgaaccatgaacaatgaacacatgaaccatgaacacatgaacacatgaaccatgaacacatgaacaatgaacatatgaaacatgaacacatgaaccatgaacacatgaacaatgaacacaagaacaatgaacacatgcaccatgaacacatgaacccatgaaccatgaacaatgaacacatgaacacatgaacacatgaacaatgaacacatgaacaatgaacaatgaacacatgaacaatgaacaatgaacacatgaacacatgaacaatgaacacatgaacacatgaaccatgaacaatgaaccatgaacaatgaacaatgaacacatgaacacatgaacacatgaacccatgaacacgtgaaccatgaacacatgaacaatgaacacatgaacaatgaacacatgaaacatgaacaatgaaccatgaacacatgaaacatcaacaatgaaccatgaacacatgaacacatgaacaatgaacacatgaacaatgaacacatgaacacatgaacacatgaacccatgaacacgtgaaccatgaacacatgaacaatgaacacatgaacaatgaacacatgaaacatgaacaatgaaccatgaacacatgaaacatgaacaatgaaccatgaacacatgaacacatgaacaatgaacacatgaacaatgaaatataatgtgaatataatataatatactatgaTATATTATCTtagaatagaatataaatataatatattattctatgatatattataatatgatataatttaaatatccatataatatgatataatataatttaatatgatataatattatgtgaatttaaatataatgttgtataatgttataatataatataaatataatatattattctatgatatattataatatgatatattttgaatataaatataatatgatataatatattatgatataatttaatatgatataatatacatatatatataataatgtgaatattaatataattgCATTCAAGGACTGCTTGTTAAGAGTTTTCCCTTTTCAAACATAAAGAAAACGTTTAGAATTAGTCTGGattaaaccaaaataaaaccaaataaaccaaataatgaaaatgtaaattaatcTCCATGAAATGCTGGAGAAATGAAAGCTTTTCATTGCAGTGTGGAAGATATGGAATTCCTATTTTCATATGCAGCTACATCCACTTCAGAGGAACAGATTTGCATGCTGGgtatttttcatttcctctgtgtgtgtgtgtgtgttgcagctccTCCTCGTCACCAGCAGAGGTCAATAAAAGCTTGTTTTGTGGTGGAGAAACTCTCTCAGCTCCACCTGGAATGCAAAAGAAAGGATGAGGTCAACAGGGTCCACGATGGGACTGTTTTTCCATAATACTACTATTGACATTTATGAACTACAGGAAGGTTGAAGGGTTTTAATGCAACTACTCTGTGTAGTCATTTAGTACATTAGGAAAAGAATAACAAGTACAAGGGCACTAAATAGACAACAAATTACActaaataagacaacaaattacccccCCAACCCGAGTTTTACATgccagtagggacattcaaaactattttagtcatgTTCAGCgtgtatcattgccctttttatgccaacttatatcacacatgaaatcagccacatgcagccttgattttattcctactaaatttctcaaagaggttattggcactctagggcccagtattttattaattattaatagctccttagcaagtggtactttcccatcgatttttaaacatgcaatcgtacaatcgtttccaattttaggccaatttcaaaacttccatttttatcaaaagttttagaaaaagtggtttcaacacaactcctagagtttatgaatcataacaacatatttgagaaatttcagttttagagcacttcatagcacagaaactgccctcctcaaggtaactaatgacctccttttagcagcagacaggggggagagctCCTTTTAATTcgtttagaccttagtgcagcttttgatactgtagatcacgccattttaatcgatcgcctcaaaacctgggttggcatcaaggacactgcacttggctggttttattcttaccttttaaaaagatcgtactcggtcaccataggtaatcactcgtcttccacgactcacattacctgtggtgtaccacaaggttcaattttaggtccacttttattttctatctacatgcttccactcggccaaatcctccagcgacacaacgtatcttttcattgctatgtgaactagatcatcatcatcatcatcatcatatcatcatcatcaccatcatcatcatcatcatcatcatcaacatcatcatcatcatcatcagtagCAGCAGCACTCGGCTCTGGCTCTGTTTTGATCTCCCCTTCTTCCCGCCGTCTCCCCTTTGGCCCCTTTTGTTGTGGCGGGCCCTGCCAGAGGTCACCCGGGGTCACGCTAGAATGAGAGAGAACGAAGGTTAGTGCCTTCAAACTCCACTAATAACCCCCACtgcgcccccctccctcctccagggCCATATTTCATAGCGTCTCTCTCCACACAGAGAGGCTGCTTGCATCCACGCGTCTGGTTCACATTAAAACGAACACATGTGGTCTCGGTTTTGAGACGCGCGGCCCGACACGATAACCAGCCGTATGAAAAATGGATTTCTCAGGCGGCGGATTAAGGCTAATCTTTGTTCAGGGTTTCACTTTAAACAGGAGGTATCGTAATGACAGGAAGTGCAAGACTCGAGCCCTTTGTTACAAACATCGCTGCGATGGGGAGCAGATAGCGTACGTTAGATGTTTCAGCTCAgacttatatacatatatatatatatatatatatgtatatatatcacatGTCAGAGGTTTCTTTTACGACTGGATATTACCGTAAAAAGCGAGACAACTTTTTCTGTCCACAACCTAAGGTTTACTCTCCGGGCTCTCACACAATGGCTCAGTGTTTAGTTCAGGGACACATGGCGGTTGATGGGCACATTAGTTGTGGCAGAGATCAAacctgtgacctttttttttttttatgaccgGACAATATATTTGACCACCAGACCACCCTGCAACTCCAAAACCGCCACTGGATACTTTAATAAAGTCTCTTAAAGTggtattctatatttttctttacaaaaatgtaattaaaaggaACACAACAATaagagctgctaaccactgaccttTGACATCTACATTGACATCTTCAGGGGAATTAATGCGCCGCCTTTAGTTACCTTTTGAATACCAATCATCCAAAAAGCAAGATAACACACCTACAGTAACGAAGAGGGAACGTTGTCTTTTCACTCTGCTTCCCTTCAATCACCTGAAACCAACAGGGAGACCTTTCTCACCTCACTGAGCTTCACTGAGCATGAATacgggaacacacacacagctgcttgcGTTCAAACGGCGAGACAAAGTCCTCGTCTGGCAGGTCTTAGGATTTATAAAAGAGTTGATTCGCTGAACACCTCGTCAAAATATAAAGTCAAACCGTAGATATCAAGTCCAGGTTCAAGTTGCGATTTGTTTTGAAGGTGCGTCTGAAAGTCAACAGACTAATCATGCAACTTAAAAGAATAGTTAAGATGTTTTAGGAAATACGTCTCTCTTCTGCCACCGGGCAAATGGGattctgggtaatgtagttCCTAACAAGTTCACATCAGAACATACACCTGTTAGAGGAGGAGATTGACACCACTGTCATGGTCTGTACGATAAATATGACGCTAGAGGCAGTGGatagctagcttagcttagcttagcacaaagactggaaacggtcGGAAGCAGCTAGCCTGgttctgaaacaaaaacaacaacagctccccatttaaagtttgttttataCACGAGATATAACATGTTAAAGCGTGAGCTGCAGAGATGCTTGTTGGACAATCTTTTATTTAGGTTACGAATGTTCTGAAGGTCCCAAAAATAGAAAGTTGAGAAGCTTAAACGATTGATATGAATGAGAGAAAGCGCCTCCTGCCGTCATTAAACAGAGCAGTTAAGTTCAGTGAAGAAAGGATCGGATTCATTTAATCAATTATGATCCTTATAATCTAATCGGGGCATTCCTAATAAAAGTCATATCGATCTTCTAATACAACATGTGGAACGATTCCTTCAACAATCTCCTCACTTTAGCACCTTATCTGTCGAGTCCAATAACAGTCaacagtgccttgctcaagggcactgcAGATGTACCATGCTGCTCcaggatttaaaccaacaatCTAGAGGACAGACGctctcttctccatcctctACTTTATTGTCACATTCAagtgttaaaaaacaaaactggtgtaatataaaatgtgtgtgggcgtgtgcgACAAAGTGTGTTTTGATGACTCGAGAGTTAAGCAAGTCGAGTCGTCGGCATGCACaaccaccatcacacacacacacacacacataaacacacacacataaacacacatgtgcacttcagttgtttttctgcatttctagcaaaaaggaaaacacgATGATCTGCGCGGCGATAAACAGATTCCATTCATATCGGAGCAACAGCTGCTGCGTCAGGACCAGATGGAAACCGCTAAATCTTTCCATCTGAACATTTCAGCTCAATTCCAACGAGACAAAGAGATCGTTAGATGAAAGCCTGGAACTCACTTGCAGCTGTCAGATCGGGATCAGAGATATTTATGTTGTAAACTAATACAAATACATGGATATTGAATGAAAGGTTTTTGAACCTATTTGGACtctggaggagtgacgtagagacactgtatacctgtcaatcaccttgtagccccgccctaaagcatcctctgcttcatggtctgtttgactctaaatgaccataatttactaaatgaacatcacgctgtattgaagaagacttgaaactagagattgagaccaaaaactaatgtttacaatgtttactgagggaatacatcaagagaagtagagtcatttatatagacttctatacaaccagaggagtcgccccctggtggtcaggagagagaatgcagctttaacacatgaagcatagacttctatacaaccagaggagtcgccccctggtggtcaggagagagaatgcagctttaacacatcaagcatagacttctatacaaccagaggagtcgccccctggtggtcaggagagagaatgcagctttaacacatgaagcatagacttctatacaaccagaggagagaaACAGTTTACTGATCAATCAATACTTTACTTGCCTTTAAGTACTTTAGTTAAAATTACAGAATTGTACTTGAAGTGGAGGATTTTCACAGTGCGGtatcagtacttttacttcgGTAAAGGATCTGAAAACTTCTTCAAAATAGTTCCAGGTCAGCAAAATACAACTGTGTCTTTCTAAGATCCAGCATCTTGTGGCTATTGGAGAAACGCCTCAAAacattttgctttgtttttgtcttatttCTTAACTTTTATTGATAGATATTCCCATTTTAACAGTGGCGGCCCCTGAAGTCCCTGATATCCTTATACTCATTATCAACCTCGTACCACAGCGTACGCAACATGTTTAACCATTATTTTGAATGGGTGTCCTTTCATTGTGCTTTAAATTACATCCTTACCTACCTCAATcagcatgttgtgttttcagcatTTTTTCCCTGCACCAGTGTCACTCACGCAGGTTCCTATATATTTACTGGACTTGGCAGTGACTCGGATCCTGATTTCCAGGC from Cyclopterus lumpus isolate fCycLum1 chromosome 9, fCycLum1.pri, whole genome shotgun sequence includes these protein-coding regions:
- the LOC117736838 gene encoding trichohyalin-like isoform X4, with amino-acid sequence MADLIGSKDDEKSLLLAHITYLEEQIERCQQVHDQREERNRELSSRYDALEKDKKECIEHLKQRVHAKERKEDELEQQLQLQPLVAAQAQQALPLQLSLELQRQRQRCDALQSEIQEREAECLKQLKQQEVKQQELKEQRMQQKLDAETRKRRHARDVEELKAAIDNLKTDTEPEREKKIAVTKVTLDGSVEGRAEQILQEGRDLTGEQSECLRFLLEKNKTLPIQRDAMRDQNRDLCLRRDQLNADLKKCIKEKITSMKAVEQMTMEYQQLKAELERESVRTRQLQSILGEGVVILKHILREEESVTECEMDRLLDILESSAQ
- the LOC117736838 gene encoding trichohyalin-like isoform X1, with amino-acid sequence MADLIGSKDDEKSLLLAHITYLEEQIERCQQVHDQREERNRELSSRYDALEKDKKECIEHLKQRVHAKERKEDELEQQLQLQPLVAAQAQQALPLQLSLELQRQRQRCDALQSEIQEREAECLKQLKQQEVKQQELKEQRMQQKLDAETRKRRHARDVEELKAAIDNLKTDTEPEREKKIAVTKVTLDGSVEGRAEQILQEGRDLTGEQSECLRFLLEKNKTLPIQRDAMRDQNRDLCLRRDQLNADLKKCIKEKITSMKAVEQMTMEYQQLKAELEACSSAHSSVLARTVALNVIGVHVRRHAARRAFRRLAASESEESRQRAGEAAQLGAELQRESVRTRQLQSILGEGVVILKHILREEESVTECEMDRLLDILESSAQ
- the LOC117736838 gene encoding trichohyalin-like isoform X2 translates to MADLIGSKDDEKSLLLAHITYLEEQIERCQQVHDQREERNRELSSRYDALEKDKKECIEHLKQRVHAKERKEDELEQQLQLQPLVAAQAQQALPLQLSLELQRQRQRCDALQSEIQEREAECLKQLKQQEVKQQELKEQRMQQKLDAETRKRRHARDVEELKAAIDNLKTDTEPEREKKIAVTKVTLDGSVEGRAEQILQEGRDLTGEQSECLRFLLEKNKTLPIQRDAMRDQNRDLCLRRDQLNADLKKCIKEKITSMKAVEQMTMEYQQLKAELEACSSAHSSVLARTVALKRLAASESEESRQRAGEAAQLGAELQRESVRTRQLQSILGEGVVILKHILREEESVTECEMDRLLDILESSAQ
- the LOC117736838 gene encoding trichohyalin-like isoform X3 produces the protein MADLIGSKDDEKSLLLAHITYLEEQIERCQQVHDQREERNRELSSRYDALEKDKKECIEHLKQRVHAKERKEDELEQQLQLQPLVAAQAQQALPLQLSLELQRQRQRCDALQSEIQEREAECLKQLKQQEVKQQELKEQRMQQKLDAETRKRRHARDVEELKAAIDNLKTDTEPEREKKIAVTKVTLDGSVEGRAEQILQEGRDLTGEQSECLRFLLEKNKTLPIQRDAMRDQNRDLCLRRDQLNADLKKCIKEKITSMKAVEQMTMEYQQLKAELEACSSAHSSVLARTVALKRLAASESEESRQRAGEAAQLGAELQRESVRTRQLQSILGEGVVILKHILRNLRGPPAVTRSPGCRERPM